The Gossypium hirsutum isolate 1008001.06 chromosome A03, Gossypium_hirsutum_v2.1, whole genome shotgun sequence genome contains the following window.
ACAATGAATGTGTCAAAAAAGAGataaagaaagaaaagtaaaaatatatgttGCAGCAGATATCATGTTGACCCACCAATAGCCGCTGAAATAACAGGGTCCCAATGTGTCTCATTTCATGTTCtcctcctatatatatatatttgagtgtCAATCTCTTCCAGGAAAGTTCCTATTTGTTTTCGGGTCAAAACCCAAAGTTTAAAACTTTCAATACCCCGCATCTTTCTCGAAAGGCTTCTCTTATTCTCTggctttctctctctctctctctctctttaagGTACGTTTAACTCTTGTTTCTTGGTTCTACTTCTCCACTTTTGTTGAATTGCGGCCTTTCTATGTGTTATTTGTTGGTGAATTTGTGATCTTATTTGTTTTAAATCTCAGAAAGTTTGAATCTTTAAAGGGTATTAGTCTAGTGATCACCATAAAGCTTTCTCCTTTGATGCATGGTAAGTGTttgacttgtttttttttttgttctttttgggtTGTAGAATTGGGATTTTTTTAGATGACCATGGATCCAAATTCCATTGAAATCTCTGATTACCTGAACTGTTTCAAAGTTGAAGATCATACATTCCACAATGGATTTGAGTTCAATGTCCCCTCCCCAGATCTTAACTTTATGAACATGAATGTTCCCTTTATACCACTTGACTCGGACCCGGGTATTAATGTTCCATCCATTACTGCAAGTTCAGATGGTAGCCCATTTTCAGCTTCCACGGGGTGGAGTCCATTGGGGGAGTCTTATTCACCTCCAAGTGACAGTGACTCCACAGATCCAGTCCTCAAATACATAAGCCAGATGCTTATGGAAGAGAACATGGAGGACAAGCCCTATATGTTTAATGATTATTTGGCTCTCGAAGACACTGAGAAATCATTGTATGATGCCTTGGTGAGCAATATCATCCAACCAGTCAAAGTGGAGAGTCCTGATAGTAATCTTTTTGGTACTAATGGCCATTCAGATGCTAGTATTAGCTCTCGTAGTGGGACTAGTGATCATATCAATCCTCGTGGTATCGGGGAAGTCGGAGGGCCCGATCCTTCCTTGTTACGAGCTCCTTACTCTTTGCAGCCCGATTTGCAACAGTCCAGTTCACAGTTTTCTGTTGACTCGGTTAATAGCTTGAGTAACATCGGTAATGGGTTGATGGAATCTTCTGTTAGCGAGCTTCTGGTTAAGAACATCTTCAGTGATAAGGAATCTGTGTTGCAGTTCCAGAGAGGGTTTGAGGAAGCCAGTAAGTTCATCCCTAGTAGTGAACAGCTGGTAATTGACCTAGAGAGCAGCACGTTTGCTGTGGGGAAAAAGGTAGATGTTCCAAAAGTTGTAGTCAAGGTGGAGAAGGACGAGAGGGAGATTTCGTCCAATGGGTTGACGGGTAGGAAGAACCATGAACGGGATGATTGGGAATTGGAAGATGAGAGGAGTAACAAGCAATCGGCAACTTATACAGAAGAGAGTGATTTATCTGAAGTATTTGATAAGGTGTTACTTTGTACTGAAGGGAAAACTATGTGTGGTATCGATCAAACTGTGCAGCATGGGGAAACCGATAGCTCGCAGCATGAAGAACAGTTGGATGGATCCATTGTTGGAAGAAATCGTTCTAAAAGAcaagggaagaagaaagaagtggTGGATTTGAGGACTCTTCTAATTCTCTGTGCACAGGCTGTTTCTGCTGATGATCGTAGGACTGCAAGTGAACTTCTAAAGCAGATTAAAGAGCACTCTTCTCCTCTTGGTGATGCAAATCAGAGGTTGGCCTATATCTTCGCAGATGGCCTTGAGGCTCGCTTGGATGGAAGCGGAGCCCTAATTCACGTTTTTTATGCTTCCCTGGCTTCCAAGATGACAACAGCTGCTGATATCTTGAAAGCTTACAAAGCTTACCTTTGTTCTTGTCCGTTTACGAAGCTAGCCATTCTGTTTGCAAACAAATCGATTTACCACATGGCTGAGAAAACAAGTGTTCTTCATATTGTAGATTTTGGTATCTTGTATGGTTTCCAATGGCCCATTCTTATCCAACATCTCTCAACAAGACCCGGTGGGCCTCCTAAGCTACGCATCACTGGAATAGAGATTCCCCAACGCGGTTTCCGCCCAGCTGAAAGAATTGAGGAGACAGGTCGTCGCTTGGCAAAGTATTGTGAGCGTTTTAATGTTCCATTCGAGTACAATCCTATAGCAGTTGAACATTGGGAAACCATCCAGATCGAGGACATCAAGATCGATAGCAATGAGATGCTTGCTGTGAATTCTC
Protein-coding sequences here:
- the LOC107885984 gene encoding scarecrow-like protein 14; the protein is MTMDPNSIEISDYLNCFKVEDHTFHNGFEFNVPSPDLNFMNMNVPFIPLDSDPGINVPSITASSDGSPFSASTGWSPLGESYSPPSDSDSTDPVLKYISQMLMEENMEDKPYMFNDYLALEDTEKSLYDALVSNIIQPVKVESPDSNLFGTNGHSDASISSRSGTSDHINPRGIGEVGGPDPSLLRAPYSLQPDLQQSSSQFSVDSVNSLSNIGNGLMESSVSELLVKNIFSDKESVLQFQRGFEEASKFIPSSEQLVIDLESSTFAVGKKVDVPKVVVKVEKDEREISSNGLTGRKNHERDDWELEDERSNKQSATYTEESDLSEVFDKVLLCTEGKTMCGIDQTVQHGETDSSQHEEQLDGSIVGRNRSKRQGKKKEVVDLRTLLILCAQAVSADDRRTASELLKQIKEHSSPLGDANQRLAYIFADGLEARLDGSGALIHVFYASLASKMTTAADILKAYKAYLCSCPFTKLAILFANKSIYHMAEKTSVLHIVDFGILYGFQWPILIQHLSTRPGGPPKLRITGIEIPQRGFRPAERIEETGRRLAKYCERFNVPFEYNPIAVEHWETIQIEDIKIDSNEMLAVNSLFRFHNLLDETADVDCPRNAMLKLIRKMKPDIFVHSIVNGAYNAPFFVTRFKEVLFHISAVFDVFENTLPREELARLMFEREFYGREAMNVIACEGSARVQRPETYKQWQIRTLREGFKPLPLDQELMKIIRDKLKAWYHKDFVIDEDNHWMLQGWKGRILYGSSCWVPA